Genomic window (Candidatus Melainabacteria bacterium RIFOXYA2_FULL_32_9):
GCTATAGTTTCCAGTTCACTATAAAAATTAATATCATTAAGTCTTAAAACCTCAAAGAATGCTGTTTCTGGAATAACTACTAATCCTGAAGGAGCTTTTTTTATTTCTTTTAGAAAATAAGCTTTAGCTGTATTAATGGATAAAGCGTCTTTCTTTTCTTCTTCTACTGTAATATTGCCTTGAATTACAGTTGCAGTTATTATTTTGTCAGGTTTAACAGGAATGCTTAAAATTATAAATCCAATTATATGAATAATTACAACGCTTGCAGTAATAGTTGTAATTTTTACCAGAGCGGGTTTAAGCTCAATATTTTTATTTATTAACTCATAAATGATAAATGCAAGTAATGAATTAATAAATATAATAAAGAACCCTATTCCTATGCCCCCTATATACTGGGCAAATTGAAGTAATGAGAGGTTAAGATATTGTGAATATTCAATCATTGACCATGGAAAGGCAAATTCTCCTAAAGCCATTAATTTATTTATAATTATTGACCAGCTTAAGGCAATTAAAAGGCTTTTTCCGACAGTATTTATTTTAAGATGTGTGGCAACATAGGTAGCTAGGCCGAATATTGCTAAAAAGTATGAAGAATATAAAGACAAATAAATCCATATTGACCTTGTCAGAATAAAACTGTTATTGTTACTAAAACCGAGCCACTCTAAAGGATGTAAACCTGTAAACCAACTTAAACTTAATAGATTAAAACCTAAGCCGAAAGTAAGTGAATATAATAGGCTTTTTCTAAGAGATTTACTATTGTTAATAAGAATAATTAAAGGTACAAGGCCAATCCAAGCTAAAATACTAAAATTAAACCCCGGCATGCTAAAAGCAAGGAACAACCCTGATATAAAACTTATTAAGATGGCATATTTATCTAACTCCAAATTTGTTGGAGGCTTTTTATTTATTGGAAACCTATTTTTTATCTTTTGAACATATTTTGAGGTTGTTTTTATTAGTTGTGGGCGATTCTCGACTTTTTGGTTGTTCATTTTTATATTGACTCACAAAATTTTCTACAAATACAGCAATGTATCACGTTAATATTTTAGTTTGTCAGTTAATGACTTTTTTGTTTTAGTGTAATTATAAAAGTTAATAAATTTGAAATTTGTTATAAATTAATATAATTATAGTTACTAGAACAATAATTTCTATTATACAAAGTAATAGAACAAGTATACATTAAGAAAGATT
Coding sequences:
- a CDS encoding apolipoprotein N-acyltransferase encodes the protein MNNQKVENRPQLIKTTSKYVQKIKNRFPINKKPPTNLELDKYAILISFISGLFLAFSMPGFNFSILAWIGLVPLIILINNSKSLRKSLLYSLTFGLGFNLLSLSWFTGLHPLEWLGFSNNNSFILTRSIWIYLSLYSSYFLAIFGLATYVATHLKINTVGKSLLIALSWSIIINKLMALGEFAFPWSMIEYSQYLNLSLLQFAQYIGGIGIGFFIIFINSLLAFIIYELINKNIELKPALVKITTITASVVIIHIIGFIILSIPVKPDKIITATVIQGNITVEEEKKDALSINTAKAYFLKEIKKAPSGLVVIPETAFFEVLRLNDINFYSELETIAKNQNKTIILGTVDVTFENKKLIPTNSAIVLDKTLQTNENSIYDKQRLVPFGEYTPFSNILPDYLKRFTSTAGKTDFYKGNTIKVINTSFGNVAPNICYEMIFPDLIKSQIKNNANILVGLSNLSWFRNSIIKEQFVAFSTMRAAEARKPLIFSANTGHSVIINPNGKILRKLPKNSYSSAAISIGYNNEKSFFSKTIF